CAGAAAACTGGTGAGACAGTGGGGGAGGTGAGAATGGTTGCCGATATGCACCAGAGGAAAGCTGAGATGGCCCGCCATTCTGATTGCTTTATAGCATTGCCGGGTACGTGCATAATCACACTGGCATACAAATCTTTTCGTATAACCTTGAACTTTTTGTCGCTGGTGGTGTTTGAAGAAGGGGTTTAGTCCCTTTTAAGCATGCACCATTATCATCTAATGTTTGAGCTACACTTCACACTTTCCATCTTGATATTTGAGAATTTGTGTGTATCAGGTGGATATGGCACCCTGGAGGAATTGTTGGAAGTAATATCATGGGCTCAGCTAGGCATTCATGACAAGCCTGTAAGAATGCGTTTTGTCTTTTACCTCATCCTTGCACCAAGTTGTACAGTTGAAATCTGTCCCCTTTTTTCTCTTTGTATTTTTTCACGAGTGAAGGTTGCATGATTCAGTGACTgatcaaataattttgaatatGTTGATGGAATTTGtttctaaaaatatttattgtcaGGTTGGTTTGCTGAATGTTGATGGGTACTACAACAACCTGCTCACCTTCATTGATAAAGCAGTGGATGATGGCTTCATAAAGCCTTCTCAGCGTCACATCTTTGTGTCCGCCACAAACGCCAAGGAGCTTGTCCAGAAACTGGAGGTTGGCCTCTGTCTTAACATTGATTTCCCCAGTTGTCTCAAGTTTCACTAAAATGGCAAAGACATTATGGTGCATAAATGAAAGTATTCTCAAACTGTTGCCTTGTTATTAGGCCATTATATTTCAACTTAATAATTCTGTATTGGGTTTTGTGAGCATTAACTTTTTTGTCCTTTTGTGATGGATATCATATACAGGCTTACGTGCCTGTTCAAGATGGAGTGGTTGTCATGTTAAATTGGAAGGTCGAAGTAGAACTCGAGAAGACTCCACCTGCTGCACCCAAGCAATTGGCCTTTGCCGCCTTGCAGTCGCCGCCACCGCCAGAAATTGCTCTATAAACAAAACTAGCTATAGTATATTAAATTTGCATTAAAGGGTCAATCTAGCTAGCTAGCCTTTAAATTTCTTGTTTTGAACTGAACACATTTGGTTATTTGCATGCTCTAATCACTGGCCCTACCATGATGACCAAGGCAGTCAGAAGTGTGGGAAGTTAGCTATTTCTCGTTGTAGTTTTGGGGAGTGAAAAATATGCTTTTGTATTCTCATATATATGCTCTCCAACTCCTATTTAAATCATACAACACCAATGTGTCTTGTTGCTAGAAGAAACAAATAGAACAGAACAAAAACTTGGCAGGATGCAGCTTTTATTGTGTgccgagttttttttttt
This region of Primulina eburnea isolate SZY01 chromosome 14, ASM2296580v1, whole genome shotgun sequence genomic DNA includes:
- the LOC140812324 gene encoding cytokinin riboside 5'-monophosphate phosphoribohydrolase LOG5-like produces the protein MEEKFVESRFKRVCVFCGSSSGKRECYGEAALELGQELVAKRLDLVYGGGSIGLMGLISEAVHRGGGHVLGIIPRPLVGKEKTGETVGEVRMVADMHQRKAEMARHSDCFIALPGGYGTLEELLEVISWAQLGIHDKPVGLLNVDGYYNNLLTFIDKAVDDGFIKPSQRHIFVSATNAKELVQKLEAYVPVQDGVVVMLNWKVEVELEKTPPAAPKQLAFAALQSPPPPEIAL